A single Eulemur rufifrons isolate Redbay chromosome 9, OSU_ERuf_1, whole genome shotgun sequence DNA region contains:
- the ALOX15 gene encoding polyunsaturated fatty acid lipoxygenase ALOX15 yields the protein MGLYRVRVATGVSLYAGSNNWVQLWLVGQHGEASLGTCLWPARGKETEFKADVPEYLGPLLFVKLRKRHLIQDDAWFCNWISVQGPGASGDEYRFPCYRWVEGDRVLSLAEGTGRTVLDDPQGLFKKHREEELEERRKLYRWGNWKDGLILNMAGTTTCDLPVDERFLEDKRIDFEASLAKGLADLAIKDSLNILTCWNDLNDFNRIFWCGQSKLAEQVRDSWKEDALFGYQFLNGTNPMLLRRSTHLPERLVFPPGMEELRAQLEKELEGDTLFEADFSLLDGIKANVILCTQQHLAAPLVMLKLQPDGKLLPMVIQLQLPKIGSPPPLLFLPTDPPMVWLLAKCWVRSSDFQLHELQSHLLRGHLMAEVIAVATMRCLPSLHPIFKLIIPHLRYTLEINFRARSGLVSDMGVFDQVVSTGGGGHVELLKRAGAFLTYRSFCVPDDLADRGLLGVKSSFYAQDALGLWEIISRYVEGIVNLHYKTDESVRDDPELQSWCREFTEIGLLGAQDRGFPVSLQSREQVCHFVTMCIFTCTGQHSSVHLGQLDWYAWVPNTPCTMRLPPPTTKDATMETVMATLPNFHQASLQMSITWQLGRRQPTMVALGQHEEEYFSGPGPAAVLKKFREELAALDKEIESRNAKLDMPYEYLRPSLVENSVAI from the exons ATGGGTCTCTACCGTGTCCGCGTGGCCACCGGGGTCTCGCTCTACGCAGGCTCCAACAACTGGGTGCAGCTGTGGCTGGTTGGGCAGCACGGGGAGGCGTCGCTCGGGACGTGCCTGTGGCCCGCGCGGGGCAAG GAGACGGAATTCAAGGCGGACGTTCCGGAGTACCTGGGGCCGCTGCTGTTTGTGAAACTGCGCAAACGGCACCTCATCCAGGATGACGCCTGGTTCTGCAACTGGATCTCGGTGCAGGGCCCCGGGGCCAGTGGGGACGAGTACAGGTTCCCTTGTTACCGCTGGGTGGAGGGCGACCGCGTCCTGAGCCTAGCGGAGGGCACCG GCCGCACGGTGCTTGACGACCCTCAAGGCCTGTTCAAGAAGCACAGGGAAGAGGAgctggaagagagaaggaagctgTACCG GTGGGGTAACTGGAAGGATGGGTTAATCCTGAATATGGCTGGGACCACAACATGTGACCTTCCTGTAGATGAGAGATTTCTGGAGGACAAGAGAATTGACTTTGAGGCTTCGCTGGCCAAAGG GCTGGCAGACCTTGCTATCAAAGACTCTTTAAACATTCTGACTTGCTGGAATGATCTGAATGACTTCAACCGGATTTTCTGGTGTGGGCAGAGCAAGCTGGCTG AACAAGTGCGGGACTCCTGGAAGGAGGATGCCTTATTTGGGTACCAGTTTCTCAATGGCACCAACCCCATGCTGCTGAGGCGCTCTACTCACCTTCCTGAACGCCTAGTGTTCCCTCCAGGGATGGAGGAACTGAGGGCCCAGCTGGAGAAGGAGCTGGAG GGAGACACGCTGTTTGAAGCTGACTTCTCCCTGCTGGATGGGATCAAGGCCAACGTCATCCTATGCACCCAACAGCACCTGGCTGCCCCTCTGGTCATGCTGAAACTGCAGCCTGATGGGAAACTCTTGCCCATGGTCATCCAG CTCCAGCTGCCGAAAATAGGGTCCCCGCCACCTCTGCTTTTCCTGCCCACGGATCCCCCAATGGTCTGGCTTCTGGCCAAGTGCTGGGTCCGTAGCTCTGACTTCCAGCTTCATGAGCTGCAGTCTCATCTTCTGAGGGGACACTTGATGGCTGAGGTCATTGCTGTGGCCACCATGAGGTGCCTTCCGTCACTACATCCTATCTTCAAG CTTATAATTCCCCACCTGCGCTACACGCTGGAAATTAACTTCCGGGCCAGGAGTGGGCTGGTCTCCGACATGGGAGTTTTCGATCAG GTGGTGAGCACAGGTGGGGGAGGCCACGTGGAGCTGCTCAAGCGAGCCGGAGCCTTCCTGACCTATAGATCGTTCTGTGTCCCTGACGACTTGGCTGACCGGGGGCTCCTGGGGGTCAAGTCTTCCTTCTATGCCCAAGACGCTCTGGGGCTCTGGGAAATCATCTCTCG GTACGTGGAGGGAATTGTGAATCTCCACTATAAGACAGACGAGTCTGTGCGAGACGACCCTGAGCTGCAGAGCTGGTGTCGAGAGTTCACCGAAATTGGGCTGCTAGGGGCCCAGGACCGAG GGTTTCCTGTCTCTTTACAGTCTCGGGAACAGGTTTGCCACTTTGTCACCATGTGCATCTTCACCTGCACTGGCCAGCACTCCTCTGTCCACCTGGGCCAG CTGGACTGGTACGCTTGGGTCCCTAATACACCCTGCACGATGCGGCTGCCCCCGCCGACCACCAAGGATGCGACAATGGAGACGGTGATGGCAACACTGCCCAACTTTCACCAAGCCTCTCTCCAGATGTCCATCACTTGGCAGCTGGGCAGACGCCAGCCCACTATG GTGGCCTTGGGCCAGCATGAGGAGGAGTATTTTTCAGGCCCTGGGCCCGCGGCTGTGTTGAAGAAGTTCAGGGAGGAGCTGGCTGCCCTGGATAAGGAAATTGAGAGCCGGAATGCAAAGCTGGACATGCCTTATGAGTACCTGCGGCCCAGCCtggtggaaaacagtgtggccaTATGA